The Procambarus clarkii isolate CNS0578487 chromosome 24, FALCON_Pclarkii_2.0, whole genome shotgun sequence genome includes a region encoding these proteins:
- the LOC123761735 gene encoding uncharacterized protein gives MADVSAIITVMLVATVANSLVANKLSTESGASDEAVLQVELSLDDHSVVQPNSSPKNPVGLHFVTRDNISLVMECINAMNSAKKRELFSSQEQKVLLSCQTKNSFAHLRSRRGAPDSAESASSNGTDSEWKSRDETARESQINNAKRVEADEPTHSIPESPNTPSTFKAPSSLHPPRRPQGPPVAPSTLQHTRLAAARSAAPGDLNVDNNGNNEAATFVGGAAEASRNSPVVLPLAPRLRQSSSTSESTVYAREHGGPSHGYKAQSYHKGPSYYPAPYKGPAYSPYDFQPKGYAKFNKKVKYGDDPVKESQKAKYHVGYEDQPQSYFGGFGGGGTVGYSGGGGYGGGHGGGGHGGGGHGGGHGGSGYGSGHDSGGYGSNHNSGGDHGSGGGSYGGDHGGGHGGGSSYGGDHGGGGGDHGGGYGKVNPEQSAQYYTSDYKAANTDYKAASSDYKTPTYGYTENSPAYGQNIPAPDSNAPSPTYDTFAQFHGTQTQSYEAAAPTYAGQTTSYEVPTPSYEELKPGYETPTSSYNAQNSKYEAPNANYETPNPSYIAPAINYKGYLSPPTEFKPSGPPIQYEILDDPFNTYNTKTDASLLKGSSYNRRTSEAARDTNLPRESSDNVGDFGKTEATLAFDVPATYPTDQRTTGPTPFGNLFAGFDEVFEDRLRSDTPQGTS, from the coding sequence ATGGCAGACGTTTCCGCAATAATAACGGTCATGTTAGTGGCAACTGTTGCCAATTCACTCGTGGCCAATAAACTCTCCACAGAAAGTGGCGCGTCTGATGAAGCAGTGTTGCAAGTGGAACTTAGTCTCGACGACCATTCTGTTGTGCAACCAAACTCTTCCCCTAAAAATCCCGTGGGTCTCCATTTTGTCACTAGGGATAATATATCATTAGTCATGGAATGTATCAATGCCATGAACTCTGCTAAAAAAAGGGAACTCTTTTCATCCCAGGAGCAAAAAGTTTTGCTTTCTTGCCAAACTAAAAATAGTTTCGCTCATTTGCGCTCCCGACGAGGAGCGCCGGACTCTGCCGAGTCTGCTTCTTCAAACGGAACAGACTCGGAGTGGAAATCGCGAGATGAAACAGCCCGGGAATCGCAAATAAACAACGCAAAGAGAGTTGAAGCAGATGAACCGACACATTCTATCCCGGAGTCCCCGAACACCCCATCAACGTTCAAAGCGCCATCATCTCTTCACCCACCCAGGCGTCCCCAAGGTCCACCTGTCGCACCGTCTACTCTTCAGCACACCCGACTGGCCGCGGCTCGAAGTGCCGCTCCCGGAGACCTCAACGTGGACAATAATGGAAACAACGAAGCCGCAACCTTCGTCGGAGGAGCAGCAGAAGCGTCGAGGAACTCTCCCGTAGTGTTGCCTcttgctccacgactccggcagtCTAGTAGCACCAGTGAAAGCACCGTATACGCCAGAGAACACGGTGGGCCCTCACACGGGTACAAGGCCCAGTCATATCACAAGGGCCCGAGTTACTACCCAGCACCTTATAAAGGGCCGGCCTACAGTCCCTATGACTTTCAGCCCAAAGGCTACGCCAAGTTTAACAAGAAGGTCAAGTATGGCGACGACCCCGTGAAGGAGTCGCAGAAAGCCAAGTACCATGTGGGGTATGAAGACCAACCTCAGTCCTACTTTGGTGGGTTTGGTGGTGGAGGCACGGTAGGGtatagtggtgggggtggttatggtggtggtcatggtggtggtggccatggtgggggtggtcatggtggagggcATGGAGGCAGCGGCTATGGCAGCGGTCATGACAGTGGAGGATATGGCAGTAACCACAatagtggtggtgaccatggtagtggtggtggcagctacggtggtgaccatggtggtggtcacggtggtgGCAGCAGTTATGGAGgtgatcatggtggtggtggaggtgatcatGGTGGCGGCTATGGAAAGGTGAACCCCGAACAAAGCGCCCAGTATTACACATCAGATTACAAGGCGGCCAATACAGACTACAAGGCGGCCAGTTCAGACTACAAAACACCAACATATGGCTACACAGAAAACTCCCCAGCTTACGGCCAAAATATCCCGGCGCCAGATTCCAATGCCCCATCACCTACATACGATACCTTTGCACAATTCCACGGAACTCAAACACAAAGTTACGAGGCTGCAGCGCCAACTTATGCAGGTCAAACAACAAGTTACGAAGTTCCGACGCCCAGTTACGAAGAACTTAAACCAGGTTACGAAACTCCAACATCAAGCTATAATGCTCAGAATTCGAAATATGAAGCTCCGAACGCAAACTACGAAACTCCGAATCCAAGCTACATTGCCCCCGCAATAAATTACAAAGGTTACCTGTCACCTCCCACTGAATTCAAGCCCTCAGGACCCCCGATTCAGTACGAAATTCTTGATGACCCGTTCAACACGTACAATACAAAGACAGACGCAAGTTTGCTGAAAGGCAGCTCGTACAACAGACGCACATCTGAAGCAGCCCGCGACACTAACTTGCCTAGGGAGTCGAGCGATAACGTTGGTGATTTTGGAAAAACAGAGGCGACTTTAGCCTTTGACGTCCCTGCCACTTATCCCACAGACCAACGCACAACAGGCCCAACCCCCTTTGGCAATTTATTTGCAGGCTTCGATGAAGTTTTTGAAGATAGGCTGCGCTCAGACACACCGCAAGGAACCTCTTAA